The Equus asinus isolate D_3611 breed Donkey chromosome 25, EquAss-T2T_v2, whole genome shotgun sequence genomic sequence CAtaggaagaaataatttaaatagtccTATAACTATTATAGAAGTCATAATCGGAAACTGTTCTACAAAGAACACCAGGTCCACTTGACTTCACCAgtaaattccaccaaacatttatgGAAGAAATAATGCCAATCTCCTACAAACTCttgtggaaaacagaaaaaagagacatACTTTGCAACTTGTTTTTTGAGGCCAatattactctgatatcaaaacctGACAAGAACAttacaaaaaagggaaattacaggccaatctcATAAACATGAATacaaaaaatcccaaacaaaatatGAGTAAATCAGATCCAACATTTTAAAGGCATAACAACATAAATGAGTCAAGGTTTATTGCAGGAATGCAAATTAAGATTATATACAAAAGTCAAACTATGTAATTTATGCAATTAGCAAAGCAAAGGAAGGATAAGATGAGTATCTTACTTCAgagcaaatatttttcaattccAAATCCATTCATGATCAAAACTCTTAGCAAACCAGAAATAGCAGACAACTTCCAGAAACTGACAAGGAGTATCTACAAAATTCGTCAGCCCATGTCATACTTAGAAGTGAAATGGTGACAGCATCCCTTTGAGATAAGAAGCAAGACATGGCTGTCTACTTTTACCATTTCTATTCCACACTGTACTTGAGGTCCTAGTCAGTGTGCtgtggaaaggaaaacaaagttatGTATAAGATTTGGAAAGAGATAAAAAACAACCATCATTATTTGTGGATAAGTTTATGTAGAAACCCAAGAGTCTACagataaattactaaaattaataaatgggcatagcaggggccggtcctgtggccgagtggtttaagttcgcgcgttctgcttcagaggcgcagggtttctccggttcggatcctgagagcggacatggcactgctcatcaagccatgctgaggcggcgtcccacatgccacaactagaaggacccgcaactaaaaatataccactatgcaccaggggaggatttggggagaagaaggaaaaataaaatctaaaaagaaaaaaataataaaataaatgggcATAGTAGTGTTGCTGGTTAGGTCAGTATgcaaatcagttgtatttctgtatatcaacagaaaataaaattttaaaagatttcattacaatagcaacaaaaatataaaaaacataagaataaatATGGTAAAAGATGTATATGACATTTatatagaaaactagaaaatattattgaaaaaaaatttaaagacctCAATAAATGGTAGAATACAAATTGGAAAATTTAATAATACAAAGGaattaattctccccaaactgatctatcgAGATGCAATGCTATCCCATTCAAAATACCTataggttttaaatttttttgtggaacttgacaaattgattctaaaatatatgtgGACATAGAAAGAGCCAAAtaggggccaacccggtggcgcagtggttaagttcgcacgttccacttctcagtggcctggggtttgcctgttcagatcccaggtgtggacatggcaccacctgggaaaagccatgctgtggtaggcgtcccaggtacaacgtagaggaaaatgggcatagatgttagctcagggccagtcttcctcagcaaaaagaggaggattggcaggagttagctcagggctaatcttcctcaaaaaaagtaaaaagaaagaaagagcccaGAATAGATAAGACTTAATTCTAAtcttctattttgaaaaatttcaaacctactGGAATGATGAGTAGCTCGAAAGAACACCATATAACCTTCACTTAgatccaattgttaacattttgtctcATATTCTCtttctacatatttatttactttgtgacaccatttgaaagtaaattacAGATAAGTATTTCATCACATACCTCCTAAGAACAGAATATTCTCTTGTATAATCAGAATATCATTATCACACCAAAGAAACTCATCatcaatataataatattatctaatatatggtctattttcaaatttctccagTTATCCCAACAATGTCTTtatggctccccccaccccaccccctcacaATCCAGGTTCCAATTAAGGATCATATACTACATTTAAGCTGAAATATCTCTTCAATATACTTTATCGTCACTAGATCTTCTGGTTTTTCATTTGACATTTTTGAGGACACCAGGCCAGTTGTTTTATACActgtcccacattctggatttgtcaAATTGTGTCCCCCAGATCCGACACAGGTTAAAGGCTTTTGGCAAGCCTAACACATAGGTGATATTTTGTATTTGCCACACTATCACGTCATTTCAGTTTGTTCCATTATCAGTGATACTAAGTTTGATCACTGGTTAATCTGGCATCCGTCACTGTAAAAGAACACTTTCCCCGAGGTCATTAATAAGTTATTTGTGAAGAGTTACTTTGAAATCCTGAAACCATCTGTTTTCCAACAAATTATCACTCAATGGTTTTAACATCATTGATGATTCTCACCTGAATCTTAAATTGATCACTGCAATCTAAATTTAAAGtctattggggccagcctggtggcacagcagttaagttcgcatgttccgctttgacggcccggggttcacctgttcggatcccgggtgcggacctaacagataatcttcctcaaaaaaaaataattaaaaaatagacaaatgtaaAGCCTATCATGTATTAGCTGCCATTCTTCTGTCACCCCTAACActcaccctcccctctccttttcttGGTCTCTGTGGACTCAGGGATctgagacttttttaaaaaaaacagtgtttAGAGACTGTGAAATTGGAACAGACCAAAGGAACAGGATCAAGAGCCCAGAACGTAATATTAAAAGCATTAGTAATacttgaaaagattaataaatgtgactacatttttaaaaatgaaagacaaatctCTTCAAAAGACCCCcctttaaggaaatgaaaaggcaacctgagtgggagaagatatttccaacGCATAAAACTGACAAagggcttgtatccagaataaaGTTCTTactcctacaaatcagtaagagACAACCCAAAAGAAACATGGGCAAGAGACCTGAACATGTGCTTCGTAAAAGTGGATATCCAAACAGCTGATAAACTTATGAAAAGGTGCTCTCAACCTCATTAGTAACCAGGAAAATTAAGATCAGTGATAAGGACTAGAATTTTACAATGTTGGTAGGGCTATGGAATATCAACTGAAAACCCCCCTGCACTGGTGATGGAATTCGAAATTGgtagagaaatttagaaaacagctTGGTGTTATTTACCAAGTTTCCAACATGCCCATCCTTCAACCCAACAATTACACTCCTAGATATACACCCAACAGAAATGTGTGTACATGCACAAGAATGTTAACTGCAGCACCTAAcagccaaaagctggaagcaaTCCCAAAGCCTATAATCAGCAGAGGTCatttgtggtatattcataccaTGGACTACTATTCtgaagcaatgaaaatgaactatAAATACATGCAAGAATAGTAAAGAATTTCACAAACGATGTCGAGCGAAAGGCAGACGCAGAAAAATACGTAATCCGATTTATTTACATAACGTAACACATACGCCAGTCCACAGGATTAGAAGTCAGGAAGGCTTTGACtttgggaggggaaggagagggcgCCTGGGAGGTTTTATGGGGGCGTCTACTTTTCTGGCAAGGTTTTATTTTTGCCTGAAGCGCTAATGGCCAGCAGAAGTATCCTGTGAAAGTAAAAAAGCTGCAACAGAAGGAATAGGGTGGGAGAACCTCCCGTGAACCGCCCTAGGGACGCCGTGCGAGATGTAAAAGAAACAGCGGCAACCGTGCTCGGGCAGGGTACAGCGGCTCCGGCGCCCACAACTTCCGGCGAGGGCCGTGGGGCCCCGCCCCTCGACGACCCCCAGGAGTAAGCAGGACTGGTCCACGCCCGGAAGAGGAGGGAAATGATGACCGTGTCTCTAAAGCCCAACGAATTGTTTAACCTTTGGGAGAGGATGTGTTCGTAGACCAATAGGACACAGAAAATGAGGCCCCGCCCACAAGCCTCCCAACCAATCGGCTAGGAGCAGCGAGTGGGCCGGCTGGGGCTGTGCCATCCGGCGGAGCCGCGCAGTATGGCGGGCGGGGCCCGCGAGGTGCTCACGTTGCAGTTGGGACATTTTGCGGGTTTCGTGGGAGCGCACTGGTGGAACCAGCAGGTGAGGTCTTTGGACGGCTGCCCCAGCGGACCCTTTCGGGATCTCCAGCCCTTACTTCCGGCCTGTCGCTCTCACCACCCCTGAGTTCAGTCCTTCCTCTGTGCTTCCCCAGGATGCTGCGCTGTACCGACCGACGGATGCCAAGGAGCCGCCGGGGGAGCTGTGCCCCGACGTCCTGTACCGGACGGGCCGGACGCTGCACGGCCAGGAGACGTACACGCCGAGACTCATCCTCATGGATCTGAAGGGTGAGGCGGTGGTAGGGGTCAGCCAATGCCCAGTTTTCCCCTTCGCGTGCGGAGTCTTTAGCAACACggcaggagacagagggagagctAACTATAGTATGCCAACACCGGAGGGACGCAAAAAGGCAAAACTTTATTTTGTTCAAGAGCCATCTCTGGAATGGGCAACTTGCCTCTCGAGACAGTGAGATGTTGAACTGTGGCACTCCTGTAGGACCGTTGGGtgtggtctttgtccctggtccCCCAGCTAATGACTAGGCTGGGAATGAAGGATGGAACCTAGATTCTCCTAAGCAGGGTCTTTTTCCAACTCATGTGTATTCAAGAAAGCTTGGAAGAGCCGAGTGCCAGAGGGATGGCGAGAGCAGGTTGTCAGGTGatcagaggaagattagctgaaGCCGGGGAGGGACTAGGATTTGACCTAACGTTGCCTGTTATTTTTGTACAGGTAGTCTGAGCTCCCTGAAACAAGAAGGTGGACTCTACAGGGACACACACCTGGATGCTGCAATAGCATGGTATCTGTGATGTTTGGAGAGGAGTGGGGAACGTGCCCAGGAAGCTGGAGAACTCCGGGAAACTGCCACTCTGATGGATCTCCACTTTGTTTCAGGCAGGGGAAACTCACCACACACAAAGAGGAACTCTATCCCAAGAACCCTTATCTCCAGGACTTTCTGAGTGCAGAGGTGAGGGCCTCTGCCCTGAACTTTTAAACCCAGTGCTACAACCAGAGTGCCTCTACTGGGGCACAGAAAAAGAGGATTTAATCATCTTAAATGCCTCAGAATAGCATTTAGGAAAAAGCACTTTTTCCCCCTAAAGGACCATGACTAGGTGAATAGAAAGGAGGCTGTGGGGTGTGGCCAACAAAATCAAGAAGATAAATCAACTTTTGCCTCAAGACTGCCTGGAACTAAATATCCTTTGTCTCATCCCTCCCAGGGAGTGCTGAATAGTGATGGTATCTGGAGGGTCAAATCCATTCCCAATGGCAAAGGTGAGGCTTCTCCAGATACTGCAGGATGGGGAACTGGGCAGAGCAGGAACATGGAGAAAGGTACATTCCTTCTGCGTTTTCTTCAGGTCCCCCCCTACTCACCACTGCTACAACTCCAAAACCACTTATCCCCACAGAGGGCAGCATCCGAGTCTGGTCAGACTTCCTCAGAGTCCATCTTCATCCCCGGAGCATCTGTATGATTCAGAAGTACAACCATGATGGGTATGGGGGGCCCCAGAGGCTGTGAGGCAAGAAACTGAGTCCCTACCAATGTTACAGGAGGCTCTTGAAGCCatcttccctgccctcccctaAACTAAGAGGGGCGGAAATGGGGGAGTCCTGAAAGCCCTGGATTGTGTTTATGCACGGCAGGGAGGCAGGTCGCCTGGAGGCTTTTGGCCAAGGGGAGAGCATCCTGAAGGAGCCCAGGTACCTGGAAGAGCTCGAGGACAGGCTGCACTTCTACGTGGAGGAGTGCGACTACCTGCAGGTAGCTGTGTGGCACAGTGGCCACTGGGGTAGAAACTCTTTTCATCCTACTATCTTTCATTATTCACTTCTCTCCAGGGCTTCCAGATCCTGTGTGACCTGCACAATGGCTTCTCTGGGGTAGGCGCTAAGGCCACAGAGCTGCTAAAAGACGAGTATTCAGGGCGGGGAATAATAACCTGGGGCCTTCTCCCTGGTCCCTACAGTCTCGGGGTGAGTAGAACTTGGGGGAACAAACAGTCACAGTgtagggagggagaaatgaaggaaTGAGACCCCAGTGAGGAAGTTGCTTAAACAACTCTCCTTTCTTTCACCAGGAGCCCCAGAAAGACATCTATCGTCTGTTAAACACAGCTTTCGGTCTGGTGCACCTGTCTGCTCACAGCTCTCTGGTCTGCCCCTTATCACTGGGTGGGAGCCTGGGGCTGCGACCTGAGCCACCTGTCCACTTTCCTCACCTGCGTTATGATGTAAGGTTCAAAGCTCTTGTTCTGACTGCAGCTAGTGATCAGGCAGCCCTCACACTCGCCGCGTCAGCCTTTATCTGTTActggctctattttttttttttttttttttgaggaagattagccctgagccaacatctgctgccaatcctcctctttttgctgaggaagactggccctgagctaacatccgtgcccatcttcctctattttatgtgggacgcctgccacagcgtggcttgacaagtggtgcctaggtctgcacctgggagccaaaccagcgaaccccaggctgctgaagtggaacatgtgcacttaacccctgcaccaccaggctggcccctgttaatGGCTCTATTCTTGAAGCCTCAGCTTAAACTCAGCTGTGATGTGGCCTCTTAGATCACACTGTCCTGTGCTTGTCCAGCCTTGGGCAAACACACTCCTGGCTTTGTGCTAAAGTACCTGGACCTTTCTGCCATTACTATTCTCCTGCCACACGCTTTTTTCCAGACTTGAAAGGCCAAGTGCTCTTCTCGGTATCCTCTTTACAGGCCACTCTGCCCTTCCACTGTAGTGCCATCCTGGCTACAGCCCTGGATACAGTTACTGTTCCTTACCGCCTACGGTCCTCACCAGTTTCCATGGTTCATCTGGCTGATATGCTGAACTTCTCTGGGAAAAAGGTATGAAGCTTTGTGAGGGTTTGGGTGAGAGCTGAGGAAAAGCTCTGTAACTTGATCTCTTCCTTACCTTTAGGTGGTGACAGCAGGCGCAACCATCCCCTTCCCCTTGGTTCCAAACCAGTCCCTTCCTGATACCCTGGTGCAGCTTGGAGGGGTCACCCCATGGACCCCACTGTCTGCATGTGGGGACCCTTCTGGAATACGCTGCTTTGCCCAATCAGTGGTGCTGAGGGGTCTAGACAAGGCATGCCACACAAGGTGAGGACTGGTGGTCCTTAGGAGCCCTTGTCAGACTTTTCTTTCATGTCCTTTTCTCTCTAATACCTCTGGACATTCTAATGGCATtgcccctctcttcttccctcttccctacttaaaaaaaaagacagcatccTGATTCAGCCGATGGCCTGAGAACGTAAGAATTCTTAGCTTCTTATTCATGTTGCCACCAATTAAAGGTGGTTTTGGCTTTGTTCTGGCAGTCAGCTCACCCCAGGGACACCTCTGCCCTCCCCGCTCCACGCGTGTACCACTGGGGAAGAAGTCCTGGCCCAGTATCTACAACAGCAGCAGCCTAGCGTCAGGAGGTCAGTATAACGCTTGCTCCTACCCTTCTCCCAGACCTCACACCTCccttggctttttttcactcaactgTTCTCTTGCTCCCACAGTTCTTCCCATCTGCTGCGGACTCCCTGCAAGGTGGTTCCTCCTTACCCCTACCTCTTCTCCTCAAGCCTCAGCCAGCAGGGTTTGCTTCTGGATGGTCCCCCAACTGGGGCAGGTATGTAGGAGGTCAAGAAAACCAAGATTTCAAACGTGGGAAATGTTTTTCTATATGCCTTCCTGAATAAAGGTACTTAAAAAGTTGAGAGTTAAACATTCCTTTATTCACTCTATGGGTCCTGACAGAAGTGTTCTTCCTCTAGAGTACTGGTATACTAAGGGGACAGTACACAAAATTTATGGAGTTTTCTTTACAGTCAAGTCTACCAAAGGCCCAGACTCCCCTATCTGTACCACAGAGTCCGGGGGCAGAATAACAGTCCATTTACaagcctcctctttctctccctccgcAGCAGTGGAGAGCATCCCAGTGCTTGGGGCCCTCTGCTCCTCTTCATCCTTGAACAAAACCCTGGGAGACTTGGCCAAAGAGCTCACCAAACTCAACCTGCGGCGCTGGGCCAGCTTCTTGGATGCTGGAGTGGAACAGGATGACCTAGAGGAGGTGCTGCAGGAGCTGTGCAGTCTGGCCCAGTGCTACCAGGGTGGTGACAGCCTCATGGGCTAAAGTTCCTCACGgactaaagaaaaggaaagagctaGTTTACAATAAAAACTGCTGGATGCAGGAGCTCAGTGTCTTGGGACTGGCTACACCAACATATGCATTTATTACATTTAGAAACATTGTGATTAGATCACAGAACAATAAATATGTACCATCAGACCAAAGAAAAaggtggggaggaagaaaaggagctgAGCCCCACTCTCCCTTGGTGCTATTTACAAAGTTACAAAGTCCATTTCTAACGTCTTCATAAAAGACCTTGAAGGACAGACAGGATGGCAGAGCCCCAGCCTGCCTTTGTCTTTGTCCTaggcccctgctcctccagctctGTATACTGAGGTCGTGGGTTGTACAAGCAAAGTACAACCACCCTCTCCCTCATCAGGGCGCCTGTTGGGCTTCATCCACCCACAGCTCCCGGAGTCTCACTCATCTAGCTCCTCCTCAGACAGAAGATCTCCGTGGTCAGACAGCTGGTCTGTGTTGCTGGTGCTGGTTGCGTCATCCTCATCCTCGGAGCTGGCCTCGCAGGCGGTATGGAAGAGCTGCATGAGTTCCCGAAAACGGTGGGAAACCTAGGAGGAGAGGCGAGGACTGCATTCCCTGTTCCTATGTTACTAACGTCTAACGCTTAGTAAGCACTGTGTACCCATTTGAACAATCTTATTTGTTCCACACAATAAGGTTGTGAGGGCTGTGTCCtccttacagataaggaaactcagGTTAAGAGACTAAATATTTTGCCCAAGTCAAATTCCtcctaaaaacaaaattagaatggGATTTCTGGGGCTTCTACCTCAAAATCCAGTGCCCCTTTCCCTTCTAGAACCACTACCAACCCCCCTGACGAGTCAAGCCCTTCCTCAGGGCAGACCTTTACAATCACCGTTGGTGTCTTGTCTTCTATCTCCTAGTTGACCAACCCATCCTCTTCTCACCAGCTCCTCTCCTTGGTTCTTCTGTGCCTGCAGCTCTAGCAGGACTTCCTCCACTTACCTCGGTAGGGGTCTTAtttcccagctgctgggagaTGATGCTAAAAGTCTGCGGCTGGGCTCCTTGCTCCTGGCACATGGTGAGAATCACACGGTCAGCTTCCCTGTAACCCACACGTCATGGTTAACCCTCGGTAACGTGGATGTGTTCCATGCACTTTCCAAATACACACACCATCCATCCCTACTTACCTTGTCCACAGGACAACCTTTTCCCCAGTGGAGCTGACCTTGCTGTTGTTGGCACACACTGTAGCTTCTGTGGCCTTTGGCTGCTGCTCCCCCACTGGACCCTTGCCTTGTATTCCACTGTCTTTAGTCAAACCTCCTCTAGTGGCTTTGAGAGAAGTCTCTGAGGTGTTGATTCCTGATGAAGAAGATTCACGGACAGGGGACAGTCTGTCTGCTGTCTTCACTCCAGCTCTGTTTGAAGGCAGCCAGCTCTCCTGAGTATCCGGCGTCCTAGACACCTGTCTTCTCTCTAAGTCTTTGTTCACTGAGGAAATGGGACTTGGGAAGGAAGCAGGGGGTTCAACAGTTCCAGGCAATTTCTCAGTTTCTGAAGCATCCCAAGCTAGCATGGAAGCCTCTGACTCACTCATTGCCTTGTGGCCCTCCCCCTCATTCTGAAGTCTGGGGGAGGCCTTGGGGCAGGAGAGAGCCTCCGGCCCAGCCTGGCTTCTCCTAACGGTGTATAGCACAGCTCCAGTTTTGGAGGGACGCTGAGGAGTCTCTGGTGAGTAGGGTGATGGGCCATCCAGGGGGAGCCGGTCTGTAAGAGTCACTTCTTGGGACAACAAATTGCTCCCCACTGCCAATCCTGtttaggaggaaaataaagatCTAAGGATATGGACAAGGTCAAGATGCACGTAAGGACTATGAATTACCACAGGATAAAATTCTAATCTAAGAgtgtgaggtgggggtgggggactaaagtcacttatataaagatataaaagtctgactgccaaagcagagaatggCTGAGACTTTAGAATGTGGATCACAGAGATCTAGAGCTAAGGGGAAGGGAATCAGGAATGGGAACACAAGAAGAGAATGCTGAGTCATGTTGATTTTGTAGCACTCAATTCTGCAAGAGGACTGAGGccacaagagagaaaattaaCACTGCACAGAGAAGGGTTTCCTATTGGTGTATTAGTGAAAGGGAAAGACTGTTATTTATCCAGACTCAAAGACGTTCTTGCTTGAAGTATGTGAGACTGAGACAAATGAAGGGAGACCAGCTGGGCTGGCAGTCGGATCACTCACCTGGAACAGGCATCTCTCCCTTTCGGGTACTCCTGCCAGTCCTGCTCTGGGTTGCCTCCAAGCTTTCTCGCTCCTCTGGAGCTTCCTCTTCCATCACGTCCTTGCCCTGCCCAGCTTCCTTAGCACCAGGCATAGGACTGGCCTCTCTGTGGGGACTGCTGCCCACCAACTCATGGGGCTCCTTGCTCTTGTAGGATTTGCTGTCACAGACCTGCAGGGATGGCCTTCTGGGTCAAGAGTCTCCTGACCTCCTTTTGTCTTAGGGGCCAACCAAAGGAAGAAGCCCTGCCATGCTTCTTGCTCAGCAAGTCAACCAACATGCATGCCTGCTCCAACGATTTTAAAGGGCCCAGAATAGAGAAGTGGATTCTCCCACTCCTTCTCTAACCAAGGACTGTATTTTTGCTGCCAACCGACCCTAGAGAACTAGCATTACCTTCAAGGGTCTGTTTTCCTGACCCaggtttatttcattaaaaaaaaaatctaagaggtAAATATTTGCACTGGTTGACTTTTTTCCAATTCTAAAAGCTTTACCCACAGGAttctctttaaaaagcaaaatccattatatatttttaaaagattctacttattttgcacacacacactaatgtgtgtgtgtactgcatattatttatatatgcGTAACGTTTTTCCGAATTCAATAAGGGACACATCTGTGGTAGCAAACAATACCCACACAGTAAGGCAAGCTGGGGGTTGCCCTAGGCAGCTGTGACACCGCTCAGTACCAGCTCCCTCCTCACCTTACTGCTGCAGTGGCTGCAATTTCTCCTTTTGCTCTTTTTCAGCTTGGAATCAGGACCTCCTTCATGGCAGGAACAGGCACAGTCCTTGGCCCCATCTGGCCACTCAGCCTCCTAGGAGATACCTGGGCTTGGTTAGCTGCCAAGCATTTTTGGTACCAAGAGAAGAAGCTAAGTTGTGAGCCATCTGAATAATCCCACCCCCTGACGCCCACCCtcatcctttctcttttattataGACCATCTCTTCACATTTCCTGGGAAATCAATGCTCAAACTTGATGACAGCCTATTATGAATCCCTGAAACAATCCTTATATGACCCCAAGACTGACATATCCCAATTGCCCAGATGtttcaggaaatatttaagtCAAATACAATCTGAGGCAAAGTCACTGGAGAGCTCCATCATGAGATACAATCTACTCACTCGtctgtgtttgtttctgtctCCCTGTGCCTTGAGCTCTCCCCTCTCTTCCAATCCCCTTGAGAGAGGGCTTTGTACATATGGAAGGCTCACTCAATGATACTCTCTGTTCAATAAACCCGAGACATAAGTACCATTATTAACCCCATTgatgatgaagaaactgaaagagagagagattaaataagTTGCTCAAGGTCATTCAGCTATTAAGAAGCAGTTTCTCCCCAAGAAAGAGTAAAAGACATGTAGAAAAGGGACATGGATTAAAAAGGCTACTTGAAGAGCAGTCGAGAGCAGTGCATACAAGGCTCTGGAACCAGATTACCTGGGTTCATATCCTAGCACTGCCACTTATTAAACATGAGACCCTGGCAATGGCCTCTCTCtgcacttcagtttcctcttctgtaaaatgcaaataagAGCAATCCCTTCACAGGATTAgtgtgggaattaaatgagtgAAGAAACTATGTAAAAGACTTCCAAGAGATACATGATACTTTGTAACACAGCTAAGTATTAGCTGTTACCATTACTATTAAAATGGGAAATCTTGGTTCTCTCTCTTTacatgaagagaaaggaagaagaccCAAGAGCAAGAAAAACAGCTCTGAGCtatagagaagaggaggaaacggATCCCTCTAATGAGGCGGCCAGGGGTGGGGCCTCTTCAGCAACTGCACTTTTCTTCCCATGGCCTCTGCGTGTCCGTCAGCAGCCTGACCTCT encodes the following:
- the MSTO1 gene encoding protein misato homolog 1 isoform X4 is translated as MAGGAREVLTLQLGHFAGFVGAHWWNQQDAALYRPTDAKEPPGELCPDVLYRTGRTLHGQETYTPRLILMDLKGSLSSLKQEGGLYRDTHLDAAIAWQGKLTTHKEELYPKNPYLQDFLSAEGVLNSDGIWRVKSIPNGKGPPLLTTATTPKPLIPTEGSIRVWSDFLRVHLHPRSICMIQKYNHDGEAGRLEAFGQGESILKEPRYLEELEDRLHFYVEECDYLQGFQILCDLHNGFSGVGAKATELLKDEYSGRGIITWGLLPGPYSLGEPQKDIYRLLNTAFGLVHLSAHSSLVCPLSLGGSLGLRPEPPVHFPHLRYDATLPFHCSAILATALDTVTVPYRLRSSPVSMVHLADMLNFSGKKVVTAGATIPFPLVPNQSLPDTLVQLGGVTPWTPLSACGDPSGIRCFAQSVVLRGLDKACHTSQLTPGTPLPSPLHACTTGEEVLAQYLQQQQPSVRSSSHLLRTPCKVVPPYPYLFSSSLSQQGLLLDGPPTGAGILLFLSLRSSGEHPSAWGPLLLFILEQNPGRLGQRAHQTQPAALGQLLGCWSGTG
- the MSTO1 gene encoding protein misato homolog 1 isoform X2, with the protein product MAGGAREVLTLQLGHFAGFVGAHWWNQQDAALYRPTDAKEPPGELCPDVLYRTGRTLHGQETYTPRLILMDLKGSLSSLKQEGGLYRDTHLDAAIAWQGKLTTHKEELYPKNPYLQDFLSAEGVLNSDGIWRVKSIPNGKGPPLLTTATTPKPLIPTEGSIRVWSDFLRVHLHPRSICMIQKYNHDGEAGRLEAFGQGESILKEPRYLEELEDRLHFYVEECDYLQGFQILCDLHNGFSGVGAKATELLKDEYSGRGIITWGLLPGPYSLGEPQKDIYRLLNTAFGLVHLSAHSSLVCPLSLGGSLGLRPEPPVHFPHLRYDATLPFHCSAILATALDTVTVPYRLRSSPVSMVHLADMLNFSGKKVVTAGATIPFPLVPNQSLPDTLVQLGGVTPWTPLSACGDPSGIRCFAQSVVLRGLDKACHTSQLTPGTPLPSPLHACTTGEEVLAQYLQQQQPSVRSSSHLLRTPCKVVPPYPYLFSSSLSQQGLLLDGPPTGAAVESIPVLGALCSSSSLNKTLGDLAKELTKLNLRRWASFLDAGVEQDDLEEVLQELCSLAQCYQGGDSLMG
- the MSTO1 gene encoding protein misato homolog 1 isoform X1 yields the protein MAGGAREVLTLQLGHFAGFVGAHWWNQQDAALYRPTDAKEPPGELCPDVLYRTGRTLHGQETYTPRLILMDLKGSLSSLKQEGGLYRDTHLDAAIAWQGKLTTHKEELYPKNPYLQDFLSAEGVLNSDGIWRVKSIPNGKGEASPDTAGWGTGQSRNMEKEGSIRVWSDFLRVHLHPRSICMIQKYNHDGEAGRLEAFGQGESILKEPRYLEELEDRLHFYVEECDYLQGFQILCDLHNGFSGVGAKATELLKDEYSGRGIITWGLLPGPYSLGEPQKDIYRLLNTAFGLVHLSAHSSLVCPLSLGGSLGLRPEPPVHFPHLRYDATLPFHCSAILATALDTVTVPYRLRSSPVSMVHLADMLNFSGKKVVTAGATIPFPLVPNQSLPDTLVQLGGVTPWTPLSACGDPSGIRCFAQSVVLRGLDKACHTSQLTPGTPLPSPLHACTTGEEVLAQYLQQQQPSVRSSSHLLRTPCKVVPPYPYLFSSSLSQQGLLLDGPPTGAAVESIPVLGALCSSSSLNKTLGDLAKELTKLNLRRWASFLDAGVEQDDLEEVLQELCSLAQCYQGGDSLMG
- the MSTO1 gene encoding protein misato homolog 1 isoform X3; protein product: MAGGAREVLTLQLGHFAGFVGAHWWNQQDAALYRPTDAKEPPGELCPDVLYRTGRTLHGQETYTPRLILMDLKGSLSSLKQEGGLYRDTHLDAAIAWQGKLTTHKEELYPKNPYLQDFLSAEGVLNSDGIWRVKSIPNGKEGSIRVWSDFLRVHLHPRSICMIQKYNHDGEAGRLEAFGQGESILKEPRYLEELEDRLHFYVEECDYLQGFQILCDLHNGFSGVGAKATELLKDEYSGRGIITWGLLPGPYSLGEPQKDIYRLLNTAFGLVHLSAHSSLVCPLSLGGSLGLRPEPPVHFPHLRYDATLPFHCSAILATALDTVTVPYRLRSSPVSMVHLADMLNFSGKKVVTAGATIPFPLVPNQSLPDTLVQLGGVTPWTPLSACGDPSGIRCFAQSVVLRGLDKACHTSQLTPGTPLPSPLHACTTGEEVLAQYLQQQQPSVRSSSHLLRTPCKVVPPYPYLFSSSLSQQGLLLDGPPTGAAVESIPVLGALCSSSSLNKTLGDLAKELTKLNLRRWASFLDAGVEQDDLEEVLQELCSLAQCYQGGDSLMG